A region of Marnyiella aurantia DNA encodes the following proteins:
- a CDS encoding T9SS-dependent M36 family metallopeptidase, producing the protein MKKRILSASLLLTFGFLQAQDHRRIIGDFLWKDPSARSTGRIPDFVIQQEDYSRSMKGTVIKMQQTVNEIPVYNNVATALVKEGKVTYFSDNLAQSYTVLKQNINLKDPQTLLHSAFSQLNIQNPELYQVADFNDSDTGNVAKHRRVYFSKDGTLILCYEFHFHEAGSSTYWDILVDAATGSILHKQNLTLSCTFNHDGKSKPAAPAGIDAHNTAKFSAASPDNASYNVFALPVESPNFGSRSIVSNPWFADASPEGWHSDGSGHYTTTRGNNIYAYDDVAGSNSPGFSPDGGSGRIFDFPFATGQPAQNSLSAAITNVFYTANKTHDIFYRLGFTESARNFQTNNFGKGGVGNDAVLAEAQDSSDLNNSNFFTPPDGTNPRMQMFLWTPSFVQRLFYNSPASAVPRQPNTRVAEFGPQLTPAGITGDVVLSPVIDACTPLMPTSMVGKIGLAERGNCNFTVKVKNIQEAGAVGAIIYNNPGATNFGNMGGADATISIPSVLIENPEGEFIKSTLSSGTPVNVTLKHDSATDQYADAAFDNGIIIHEYAHGITNRLTGNGYSCLNKEISSEQMGEGWSDFFALMLTNQPNATASVPRSVATYAGGQNAAGIGIRPQFYSPDFGINNYTYARTNGMEFLEDGVMTPDVHSIGFVWATILWDLHWKYAEKYGYAADVMTSSASGSTRVLQTVVDGVKLQECNPTFPSGRDAIIAADIASTGGANRCMIWETFAKRGVGLDASAGSKGSINDQTEDFTIPDECKTGHVPDSGFTLYPNPADNRYYINFPISMLGKMSIEVYDSSGRLVSSQEKLVVNVKQQFSSSHLLNGVYFIKIKGTGGDKVLKLVVAKK; encoded by the coding sequence ATGAAAAAACGTATACTTTCGGCTTCACTTCTGCTTACTTTTGGTTTTCTGCAGGCTCAGGATCACCGGAGAATAATAGGAGATTTTCTCTGGAAAGATCCTTCGGCACGCAGTACCGGCCGGATTCCGGACTTTGTTATTCAGCAGGAAGATTATTCCAGGTCCATGAAGGGTACGGTAATTAAAATGCAGCAAACAGTTAATGAGATCCCTGTCTACAACAATGTCGCTACTGCACTGGTGAAAGAGGGTAAGGTTACCTATTTCTCTGATAATCTGGCGCAGTCATACACTGTTCTGAAGCAGAATATAAATCTGAAAGATCCCCAAACGCTATTGCATTCAGCTTTTAGTCAGCTGAATATTCAAAATCCGGAATTGTATCAGGTAGCGGATTTTAATGATTCTGATACCGGAAACGTTGCGAAGCACCGCCGGGTATACTTCAGTAAGGATGGAACTCTCATTTTATGTTATGAGTTTCATTTTCATGAAGCCGGCAGCAGTACGTATTGGGATATTCTTGTTGATGCTGCTACGGGAAGTATTCTGCATAAGCAGAACCTGACTTTATCCTGTACATTTAATCACGATGGAAAATCTAAACCCGCTGCACCGGCAGGGATTGATGCGCACAATACAGCTAAGTTCTCTGCCGCTTCGCCGGACAATGCCTCCTATAATGTGTTTGCCTTACCGGTTGAAAGTCCCAATTTCGGCTCGCGCTCAATTGTATCGAATCCCTGGTTTGCGGATGCTTCGCCCGAAGGTTGGCATTCAGACGGTAGCGGCCACTATACCACAACCCGTGGTAATAATATCTATGCTTATGATGATGTTGCCGGCAGTAACAGTCCCGGTTTCTCTCCGGATGGCGGGTCGGGGAGAATTTTCGATTTTCCTTTTGCCACCGGCCAGCCGGCACAAAACAGCCTTTCCGCGGCCATCACCAATGTTTTTTATACGGCGAACAAAACCCATGATATCTTTTACAGATTGGGATTCACTGAGAGTGCGCGTAATTTTCAAACCAATAATTTTGGCAAAGGTGGTGTTGGGAATGATGCTGTACTGGCTGAAGCTCAGGACAGTTCGGATCTCAATAACTCCAACTTCTTTACTCCGCCCGACGGTACCAATCCGCGAATGCAGATGTTCCTCTGGACGCCTTCATTTGTGCAGCGGCTTTTCTACAACAGTCCTGCAAGTGCAGTTCCGAGGCAGCCCAACACCAGGGTAGCAGAATTCGGTCCTCAGTTAACGCCGGCAGGCATTACTGGTGATGTTGTTCTTTCGCCTGTTATTGATGCATGTACGCCACTAATGCCTACATCCATGGTAGGCAAAATAGGCCTTGCCGAGCGGGGAAACTGCAATTTTACTGTTAAGGTGAAGAATATTCAGGAAGCGGGAGCTGTAGGAGCGATTATCTACAACAATCCGGGAGCAACAAATTTTGGTAATATGGGCGGAGCAGACGCCACAATCAGTATTCCGTCGGTTCTGATTGAAAATCCTGAAGGTGAATTTATTAAATCCACACTTTCCAGCGGAACACCTGTTAATGTCACGCTTAAGCATGATTCGGCTACGGATCAGTATGCTGATGCGGCTTTTGACAACGGAATCATTATCCACGAGTATGCTCACGGAATCACCAACCGTCTCACGGGAAATGGATACTCCTGCCTGAACAAAGAGATTTCCAGCGAGCAGATGGGCGAGGGGTGGTCCGATTTCTTTGCTCTCATGCTTACCAACCAACCCAATGCAACCGCTTCGGTACCAAGGTCAGTTGCCACTTATGCCGGGGGACAGAACGCCGCCGGAATTGGCATCCGTCCGCAGTTTTACTCACCGGATTTCGGGATCAATAATTATACATACGCCAGAACAAACGGTATGGAGTTCCTGGAAGATGGGGTAATGACGCCGGATGTCCATTCTATTGGATTCGTTTGGGCCACCATTTTATGGGACCTTCACTGGAAATATGCTGAAAAGTATGGCTATGCTGCCGATGTGATGACCAGTTCAGCCAGCGGAAGTACACGAGTCCTTCAAACGGTAGTGGACGGAGTTAAGCTTCAGGAATGTAATCCGACTTTTCCGTCTGGTCGTGATGCCATAATTGCTGCCGATATAGCCAGCACCGGTGGCGCAAACCGCTGTATGATCTGGGAAACATTTGCCAAACGCGGTGTGGGATTAGATGCATCGGCAGGCAGTAAAGGCAGTATAAATGACCAGACTGAAGATTTTACCATACCTGATGAATGTAAGACCGGCCACGTGCCGGATAGCGGATTCACTCTTTATCCGAATCCAGCTGATAACCGATATTACATCAACTTCCCGATAAGTATGCTTGGGAAGATGAGTATTGAAGTTTATGATTCATCCGGCAGACTGGTAAGTTCACAGGAAAAACTTGTGGTGAATGTGAAGCAGCAATTCTCCTCCAGTCACCTGCTGAATGGGGTATACTTCATAAAGATTAAAGGCACCGGCGGGGATAAGGTTTTGAAACTCGTAGTGGCAAAGAAGTAG
- the rplS gene encoding 50S ribosomal protein L19, whose protein sequence is MDLLKYVQEKYIAKKEFPEFKAGDTITVYYEIKEGAKTRTQFFKGTVIQLRGTGATKTFTIRKMSGDVGVERVFPINLPALQKIEIDRKGKVRRARIYYFRDLRGKKARIKDASYKK, encoded by the coding sequence ATGGATTTATTAAAGTACGTACAGGAGAAGTACATTGCTAAAAAAGAATTCCCGGAATTCAAAGCTGGTGACACCATCACCGTTTATTACGAAATTAAGGAAGGTGCTAAAACAAGAACTCAGTTCTTTAAAGGTACCGTAATCCAGTTAAGAGGAACTGGTGCTACAAAGACTTTCACCATCAGAAAAATGAGCGGTGATGTAGGTGTAGAAAGAGTATTCCCAATCAATCTTCCAGCACTTCAGAAAATTGAAATTGACAGAAAAGGTAAAGTTAGAAGAGCAAGAATCTATTACTTCCGCGACCTTAGAGGTAAAAAAGCGAGAATTAAGGACGCTTCTTACAAGAAATAA
- the rpsA gene encoding 30S ribosomal protein S1, with product MSENKDAVLMNQNVTPEQFDWDSFESGLDADARKEKSDLEEIYNGSLTSLADNDVLTGKVVRLTDKEAIVDINFKSEGVISLNEFRYNSGLKVGDEVEVMVDRREDKSGQLQLSHKKARTLKAWDRVNELHETGEIVNGYVKSRTKGGMIVDIHGIEAFLPGSQIDVKPIKDYDQFVGKTMEFKVVKINPEFKNVVVSHKALIEADLEGQKKEIIAQLEKGQVLEGTVKNITSYGVFVDLGGVDGLIHITDLSWSRVNHPSEILEDGATVKVVILDFDDEKTRIQLGMKQLEAHPWDALSADMKVGDKVKGKVVVLADYGAFVEIAPGVEGLIHVSEMSWSTHLRSAGDFVKVGDEVEAEVLTLDRSDRKISLGIKQLNKDPWENIESKYPVGSQHVGTVRNFTNFGVFVELEEGIDGLIYISDLSWTKKIKHPSEFCAVGDKLDVIVLELDTASRRLSLGHKQLQENPWDKFETKYAEGTVHSGKTTDVFDKGAQVQFEDAEVEAFCPSRLLEKEDGSKIKKGEEAQFKVIEFNKEFKRVVVSHTGIFRDEEKRNTRESNSRPQVTSTGNEERATLGDIDALAELKKRMEGGE from the coding sequence ATGTCTGAAAATAAAGACGCGGTTCTTATGAACCAAAACGTAACACCTGAGCAGTTTGACTGGGATTCTTTCGAGTCCGGACTTGATGCAGATGCAAGAAAGGAAAAGAGCGATCTTGAAGAAATCTACAACGGATCTCTTACCAGCCTTGCAGACAATGATGTATTGACAGGTAAAGTAGTTAGACTGACTGACAAAGAGGCGATCGTTGACATCAACTTTAAGTCAGAAGGGGTGATTTCGCTTAACGAATTCCGTTACAACAGCGGCCTGAAAGTAGGTGACGAAGTTGAAGTAATGGTAGACAGAAGAGAGGACAAAAGCGGACAGCTTCAGTTATCTCACAAAAAAGCCAGAACACTTAAGGCTTGGGACAGAGTGAACGAGCTTCACGAAACCGGCGAAATCGTAAACGGTTACGTAAAATCAAGAACAAAAGGTGGTATGATCGTGGATATTCACGGTATCGAAGCCTTCTTACCAGGATCTCAGATTGATGTTAAGCCTATTAAGGATTACGATCAGTTCGTAGGTAAAACAATGGAATTCAAAGTGGTTAAGATTAACCCGGAGTTCAAGAACGTTGTTGTATCTCACAAAGCGCTTATTGAAGCGGATCTTGAAGGTCAGAAAAAAGAAATTATCGCTCAGCTTGAAAAAGGTCAGGTTCTGGAAGGAACTGTTAAGAACATCACTTCTTACGGTGTGTTTGTGGACCTTGGTGGTGTTGATGGACTTATCCACATCACTGACCTTTCATGGAGCCGTGTTAACCATCCGTCAGAAATTCTTGAAGACGGTGCAACGGTTAAGGTGGTTATCCTTGATTTCGATGATGAGAAAACAAGAATTCAGCTTGGTATGAAGCAGCTTGAAGCTCACCCATGGGATGCGCTTTCTGCCGACATGAAAGTTGGAGATAAAGTAAAAGGTAAAGTTGTTGTCCTTGCAGACTATGGTGCATTCGTAGAAATCGCTCCGGGTGTTGAAGGTCTGATCCACGTTTCCGAAATGTCATGGTCTACTCACCTGAGAAGCGCCGGTGATTTCGTAAAAGTTGGTGACGAGGTTGAAGCAGAAGTTCTTACACTGGACAGAAGCGACAGAAAGATATCTCTTGGTATCAAGCAGCTTAACAAAGATCCTTGGGAAAATATCGAATCTAAATACCCTGTTGGTTCCCAGCATGTAGGTACCGTTAGAAACTTTACAAACTTTGGTGTTTTTGTTGAATTGGAAGAAGGAATTGACGGTTTGATCTATATCTCCGATCTTTCCTGGACTAAGAAAATCAAACATCCATCTGAGTTCTGCGCAGTAGGAGACAAGCTGGACGTTATCGTTCTTGAACTTGACACTGCTTCCAGAAGACTTTCTTTAGGACACAAGCAGCTTCAGGAAAATCCTTGGGATAAGTTTGAAACCAAGTATGCTGAAGGAACTGTACATTCAGGAAAAACCACAGATGTATTCGACAAAGGAGCTCAGGTTCAGTTTGAAGATGCAGAAGTTGAAGCTTTCTGTCCGTCCAGACTTCTTGAAAAAGAAGACGGTTCTAAAATCAAGAAAGGTGAAGAGGCTCAGTTCAAAGTAATTGAATTCAACAAAGAATTCAAGAGAGTTGTAGTTTCCCACACAGGAATTTTCAGAGACGAAGAGAAGAGAAATACACGTGAGTCTAACTCCAGACCACAGGTAACTTCTACAGGTAACGAAGAGAGAGCTACTCTTGGAGATATCGACGCTCTGGCTGAACTTAAAAAGAGAATGGAAGGCGGCGAATAA